A section of the Deinococcus misasensis DSM 22328 genome encodes:
- a CDS encoding CobW family GTP-binding protein yields the protein MRVFRERIPVTVIGGFLGAGKTTLVNQLIRQNPYKLGVIVNEFGSLGIDGALIENLPEDDITELTAGCLCCTGRNDLIEALVKLVSRPQRPEYVLIELSGLADPVPVMQTLLDPQVRAIFELDGLVTVLDARNFYATLEQNPEMALQLAYASTIVINKSDLADQELLALVEDTSSKLAPLAKTIRTHHSEVDSRDVLNQKHFSADLKEDVLETTHEHTRGVKSFVLKHDQPLDMIRWHYFLQKFILERPGHVLRVKGFLAFKDIPEQVLFQAVRDIFSAEAQTELHSGTSRLVVIGRDLDHALYQAAFTECSGEPTTA from the coding sequence ATGCGCGTCTTCCGTGAACGTATTCCTGTGACCGTGATTGGTGGCTTTCTGGGGGCCGGAAAAACCACACTGGTCAATCAACTCATCCGCCAGAACCCTTACAAACTGGGGGTGATCGTCAATGAGTTCGGTTCTCTGGGCATCGATGGTGCCCTGATCGAAAACCTCCCCGAGGATGACATCACTGAACTGACTGCCGGTTGCCTGTGCTGCACCGGGCGCAACGACCTGATCGAGGCTCTGGTGAAACTGGTGTCCCGCCCGCAACGCCCCGAGTATGTTTTGATTGAGCTCTCGGGTCTGGCCGATCCGGTCCCGGTCATGCAAACCCTGCTGGACCCTCAGGTGCGGGCGATTTTTGAGTTGGACGGTCTGGTGACGGTGCTGGACGCCCGGAATTTTTACGCCACCCTCGAACAGAACCCCGAGATGGCCTTGCAACTGGCCTATGCCAGCACCATCGTGATCAACAAATCCGATCTGGCCGATCAGGAGCTGTTGGCCCTTGTGGAAGACACCTCCAGCAAACTGGCCCCTCTGGCCAAAACCATCAGAACCCACCACAGCGAAGTGGATTCCAGAGATGTGCTGAACCAGAAGCACTTCTCTGCGGACCTCAAAGAAGATGTGCTGGAAACCACCCACGAGCACACCAGAGGGGTCAAAAGCTTTGTCTTGAAGCACGATCAACCTCTGGACATGATCCGCTGGCATTACTTCCTGCAAAAATTCATTCTGGAACGTCCCGGTCATGTTTTGCGTGTCAAAGGCTTTCTGGCTTTCAAGGACATCCCTGAGCAGGTGCTCTTTCAGGCGGTCCGTGACATTTTCAGTGCCGAGGCCCAGACCGAACTTCACTCGG
- a CDS encoding ABC transporter ATP-binding protein: MHDALNVQGLRKSYGGREILKGLDFRLPQGAMGLYLGPNGAGKTSTFRLLSGLEHPEGGQIQVFGQPRGDHSKRLIGVTLEEPRFYPWLTGRETLEIVGHYRQVENPRKWAVDALERVGLGHAMNRPSKGYSLGMRQRLYLASQLFPEVKLLLLDEPTNGLDLEGREQLWAVLKTLTAEGVSMLVSTHQVLEAERYAEHLVVIHAGQIAYQGSYAQLASSRRLVVEVDDPERARNVLNLHGLQSAPARDSRAVVVDVHIKETRQVQGILEQQNLTVLSSRPEDLEELYWRIKDAGSRVA; encoded by the coding sequence ATGCATGATGCGTTGAACGTTCAAGGATTGAGAAAGAGTTACGGTGGCAGAGAAATTCTCAAAGGACTGGATTTCCGTTTGCCTCAGGGGGCCATGGGGCTTTACCTCGGGCCGAACGGAGCAGGGAAAACCAGCACCTTCCGGTTGCTCTCGGGTCTGGAACACCCCGAGGGTGGGCAGATTCAGGTGTTCGGGCAACCCAGAGGGGACCACAGCAAACGCCTGATCGGGGTCACGCTGGAAGAACCACGTTTTTACCCTTGGCTGACTGGCCGGGAAACCTTGGAGATCGTGGGCCACTACCGTCAGGTGGAAAACCCCCGCAAGTGGGCCGTGGATGCGCTGGAACGGGTGGGCCTCGGGCATGCCATGAACCGGCCTTCCAAAGGGTACTCGCTGGGGATGCGCCAGAGGCTGTACCTCGCTTCGCAACTGTTTCCAGAGGTGAAACTCTTGCTGCTGGACGAGCCCACCAACGGGCTGGATCTGGAGGGGCGTGAGCAACTCTGGGCAGTCCTCAAGACCCTCACCGCTGAAGGGGTTTCGATGCTGGTTTCCACCCACCAGGTGCTGGAGGCCGAACGTTACGCCGAACATCTGGTGGTGATTCACGCCGGACAGATCGCCTATCAGGGCTCTTATGCCCAGCTGGCTTCCAGCCGCCGTCTGGTGGTGGAGGTGGACGACCCCGAGCGTGCCCGCAATGTCCTCAACCTGCATGGCCTGCAATCTGCCCCTGCCCGTGACAGCCGTGCCGTGGTGGTGGATGTGCACATCAAAGAAACCCGTCAGGTGCAAGGGATTCTGGAACAACAGAACCTGACCGTCCTGAGCAGCCGTCCTGAGGACCTTGAAGAACTGTACTGGAGGATCAAAGATGCTGGCAGCAGAGTTGCTTAA
- a CDS encoding ABC transporter permease, translated as MLAAELLKLKRNPMGLGLAVAGLSLPVLVYAANQMNPNMQVQANGEAYLLPAHAVLALLTPYLLALETQQATAKWILTTPTSALKVLFEKIMVILLVVVLSLGVSFALGNLPENGAAFGAGLAGIFSSLGTLVLLTALTRNFALVLVVGFAWMQIVPRVVAALPENIQPILAAGLPGMGITHFGSDPEHLWIRTGMTLLIWVLALVLWKKRGITL; from the coding sequence ATGCTGGCAGCAGAGTTGCTTAAACTGAAACGCAATCCAATGGGTCTGGGTCTGGCCGTGGCCGGTTTGTCTTTGCCTGTGCTGGTCTACGCCGCCAACCAGATGAACCCCAACATGCAAGTGCAGGCCAATGGAGAAGCTTACCTGCTCCCTGCCCACGCGGTTCTGGCCCTGCTCACCCCTTACCTGCTGGCTCTGGAAACCCAGCAAGCCACCGCCAAGTGGATCCTGACCACCCCCACCTCTGCCCTGAAGGTGCTCTTTGAGAAAATCATGGTGATTTTGCTGGTGGTGGTGCTCAGCCTCGGGGTGTCCTTCGCTCTGGGCAACCTGCCCGAGAACGGTGCTGCTTTCGGTGCAGGACTGGCCGGGATTTTCAGCAGCCTTGGCACGCTGGTGCTCCTGACCGCCCTGACCCGCAATTTCGCTCTGGTGCTGGTGGTGGGTTTTGCGTGGATGCAGATCGTTCCGCGTGTCGTGGCGGCTTTGCCCGAGAACATCCAGCCGATTCTGGCTGCGGGCCTGCCCGGCATGGGCATCACCCACTTTGGCAGCGACCCCGAGCACCTGTGGATTCGCACAGGCATGACCCTGCTGATCTGGGTTCTGGCCCTCGTGCTCTGGAAAAAACGGGGCATCACCTTATGA